Within the Spirochaetales bacterium genome, the region GGCCGATGATATCCGCTCCCGGTCCTCCGTCGAAACGGTCGTTGCCGTCGCCGGGGGCATACACATAGGTATCGTCACCCTGACCACCGCTTGCAAGGTCATCGCCCCCGCCGCCGCAGATCCAGTCGGCGTCGATTCCTCCGGAAATATTGTCGTTACCGTTCCCGCCGTTTATAATATTCCGGCCCGATGATACAATCAGCGTATCATCGCCGTCACCGCCCGATACGACATCATCGCCATTGCCCCCGTCGATATAATCCTCCCCGGCTCCTCCAGTCATTCTGTCCGAACCATAACCGCCGAAGAGGGTGTCGTTTCCCTCACCGCCGCGTATTACATCATTACCGTCAAAACCGTCGATTGTATCCGCACCATCACCGCCGTCAAAATAATCGTCTCCGGCGGTGCCCGCCAAATCGTCGATACCTTCATTGGCGGAACCAAAGGGTTCGATGTCTTCCGCAACCACAAAGAGATCAAAAGGTCCGGTGTTTCCGGGCACGGCCTCCATGGTGCCGAACAAACCCGTGTCTGTGCTTCCGGCCCGGCAGCCGGAAGAAATCGTTATGCTTCGCGCACCCACATTCCCTTCCACGATTACCCCCGGCATGATCGATACTTCACCAAAGGGTGTGATAAGCGAACCCGGAAATTCCTGGTTCGGAAAGAGTGATATATCATCAAGTCCGTAGAGAACAATCATGCCCGATCCGTTTATATGATAGTGAATCCGGCTGCCGAGTAAAACCTTGCCCGCTACGTTGATACGTACCGGACCGTTGCCGGTATCGAAATTTATTGTTACATCAGGTCCGATATTCAAGGATTTAAAATTATACGTTCCGCTGCGCAGCCAAATCGATGAACGGGAATGCACACTGGTGTCGCCGAAAGCCCCCGGGGCAAGATATTCGTTCATTCCGTTTTTGATAACTACCATTCGATTAATTACGGGAAACGCCTCGGCCGGAATTACCGGAATATATATATCTTCTTCTCCGGACACGGGTGTTTCGTGAAAACGACCGAAGCAGATTCTTTTACCTGACCTATAAAAAGGCATTTTGAAGCGCCGGTGGTTCCATGAGACATCCCTTCCGTTAAACTCCAAATTCCCGTCTACCGTCGCATCAGGATGAATAAAAGCGGTTCCGGCAATGACATCTCCGAGAAGGGTTGCCCCGGATTGAACGGTCAGCCGCTCCGTCGCGATAATGGATGCATCGCAACAGGGAGTACCGAATGCGGCACCGGGAATCAGGGTAACGATGAAAAGCAGTATGACCATTGGAATGGTCCCCTTTATTCTTCCATAGTCCCACGGATGAGATCGATAATGTAATGTCAGACTTTTCATAATTCCTCCAGTTTTACTATTGATATTACTTTATTGTCAGTCCGATACCATTCGGTATCTTGTTTTACCATTATATATGAGAATATTCAGGTCGGGCAGGATTTGATACATTCACCGTCGCGTGAACTGAAAGTCCATTCCTGCCGGACATTTTCCCGCTTTGAGTACAGCACCATCTTATCTTTCTATCTAAATATAATCGTGTCTACAAATAAATAGCACGTTTTTTCACTACAGCTTTTTTTTATATCATAATTTATCAATAAAGTAAAGAGTTATCTTTTTTACCGACGGCCGGTTGATATAAGCTTTCCCTTTTCCTGTTTACCGGCCAGCGCTCGAGCTTGATGTTTTGTTATCCTGTTCCTATAAAAAATTTGTTCCTGTAAAGCAATCGTAATAATATCAACCAATCCGGGATAACATTCTTTTTCTGCATTCAGTATTGCAGAGATAAGTAAAAGTTAGCAAGGAAATCCGTTATTGTCGTCCGTGCAGGTAGAAGCGGACGTTTTTCATGACAGGAGAGAATAAAAATTATTCAACAAAGACTGTATGTACGACCTCTGTTTCAGGAAATTCGACCTCCGTCCCCATTCCGTGTATAAATTTCATCCCAAATACTTATCTTTCATCATTATCCGTGTTAAGATAACTGATGGGAGTGAGACATATTCATATAACAACGCTGCTTTTCGACCTCGGTAATGTCGTGTTTCGATGGTCGTTCGAGCCCATGTTCGAATATTGGGCTGAAACATGCGGGAAATCCGTCGAATTCCTGAGAAGTACATTCAGGGTCGATCATATGTATGAGAAGTATGAAACGGGCGCGGTGACAACGGACGAATACGCGCATCATATCGAACGGATGCTCGGCGTCAGGTTTCTTCCTGACGATTTCAAGAAAGGCTGGAATTCAATTTATGTTGAAGAAACGGCCGGGATCGACGGTTTGCTGGCAAATCTCGAAAAAAACTATCGCCTCGCGGCTTTCAGCAATACAAACGAAGTGCATTACGCGTGTATGGAAGAAAAATACGGCCATTTGTTCAGACGCTTCGAACGGGTATTTTATTCGCATATTATCGGACTCAGGAAGCCGGAGAAGGACGCCTTCGAGTATGTGCTTGCGGAAATCGGGATTAAAAAGAGTGACGTCGTTTTTTTCGACGATCTTGCCGAGAATGTGAGGGGAGCGCAACGGATCGGGATCAAAGCCGTACAGGTGAAAGGACTCGAAAGCATCACGGAGGGGCTCAGGTCTTTTGAATGACCTCAAGGCTTATCGCCGTGTCGCGAAGGGGACTATGCCGGGCGGTTTTTTTTCCTGTATTCGGAGGGGGACAGGTGATATGCGGATTTGAATACCTGAAAAAAATAGGAAGAACTCGAAAATCCGAGTGCCGACGCTATCTCCGTGATATTTCTGTCGGTTTCCGAAAGGAGTCTTGCGGCTTCTCGAAGGCGTATCCTTGAAACAAGCTGTTTGACGGTGAGGCCGTGCTTCTTCCTGATCAGGCCGGCGATCCGGCGCCGGGCGATTCCCGTGTGCCTGTGCAACATGCCGGCGGTCATGTCCGGGTCCGTGTAATGTTCCATGATATAAGCTTCGAGCCGCCTGGTGTCCTCCTCCGCGTGACTCGCGATATCGACGGGATTGTAGTCGAAATGGAACTGGGCGCCGCTTTCCGCCTTCTTCCCGCCCGCCCGGACGCGAAATGCGATCAGAATGCCAAAGGACAGGAGAAATCCGGTACCGGAAAGGATATAAAGGAGGGTGAACGACCTGTGAAAAGAGAATTCACCGACAATCAATCCGCCGGGTTCTTCCGTTTTCTGCGTGATTTTTTTCGTCTGCTGGATATTGACCGACGCGACTATGCGGAGCAGTTTATTGGGAGAATAATCCTTGCGGGATAAGTGCTGCCGGTCGAACCACCAGTCGAGAAATTCGAATTCGGACAAAGGGATGCGGTATTCCTTCATGAAGTTTTCCAGAACGATCGCCTTTTCCAGCGGACACCTCGTGTTTGAATCGTTTTCGACCGTATGTCCCTCGAGATGGGTTTTTATTTTGATCTGATAAACATCCCTTACCGCTGCGGCGGCCGTCATCTTCACATAATCAAAATCGGAGACATCGATGCCTTTGTCATTGACATCCGTCGAAAAGTAGAAACCAGCATACGGAAAGGTGACCCCGTCGCGGAGGGTATATTCCAGGGTGACCGCATTGACATCGGTCTTGAAAAGATCGATTGAAGAGGCCGTGTTTCGGGAAGGATCCCCTTCGTCCGAATATGCGTCGACCCGGTAAACACGCTGTTTCCACGGGAAGAGGTGCAGGGGGTGCTGCATGACGGCATAGATTATGGGGATAAGGAAAAGCAGGGGGAAAAGAAAGGCTGCGTAACGCAGAATGTCCTTTGGTTTCACCATGGACTATCGTATACCGATTTACGACAATTGTCAAACCGGCGAATCGCCGGTTTGACCTGCCGCATCGAATGAATGCGCGGGGGCGGCATAAAACCACATTAATTGGCCCGAAAATCTCATTAATCGGAGTTAAAATTGAATGCGAAAATGCCCCGGAAGGTGTCATAATGAAAGAAAAAGCAAGGAGGAACCAATGAAAGGAATTGTGAAACGAATATGGTTCATATTAATGGTGCTTGCAGGCATTGTCGTGTATCCGTACGCCCAGTCCCCGGGCGATGTCAATAATGACGGGACCGTCACTATTGTCGACGCGTTGCTTGTTGCCCAGTATTATGTCGGGCTTAATCCGGCTGTGTTTTCTCTTGATGCGGCGGATGTGAACTGCGATTCTGCGATAAATATCGTGGACGCCCTGCTTGTCGCGCAGTATTACGTTGGGCTGGTTGACGAATTCCCCTGTTCCGCCACGCCTGTGCCCACATTGCCCCCCGGGGGGACGGAGGTCGATGTGTTCGGTATCACGATGTTCTATCCGACCCTCACCTCGTCCCTCGGCTGGGATTCCCGTCACTGGGACAATGGTATCGAGAGAACGCTTTCCAACGATATCATGAGCGGGAACGATCCTGAAGACCCGACATTCTGGTCCGAATACCGCGGAAGCGGGGTGCTTACCATCGATGGCAGGGGCATGCTGACCATGGGCGGCAGCCAGCCGCGGATCTATATTAATCCGTATCCGGGGACGGAGGAAACGAATCCGGAGATGTTTTTCAAGAACGTGGAAGTGACCGTTTACTACATGAGAATAGGAACCGACGGCGCGAACTGGGGAGGGTGTGTTATCGGTGTGAGAAGCGGGCCGAACGGCCATTCGAGCTGGGGTGACTACTGCGACGCGACCACCTATTACGCGCGCCTCAGACATGACGGGAATGTCGATTTTTACAAGGAACTGAAGCATCCGGACGGCGATTACGTGATGCACCATGAGTACTGGGGCGGGGATCCCCTTCCATCCAGCCGGTGGATCGGGGTCAAGGTCTGCGCGTACAATATATCGGGCGATTCCGAGGTAAAGCTGGAAATGTACATCGACAAAACAAGCGGGGGAGCGAACGGGGGGGTATGGGAAAAGGCGATCGAGTATATCGACGACGGATCGTGGACGGTTCCTGCGTCCGGTTGTCCCTACCCCGAAAACATGCCGATTACCGAAGGCGGCGGGGTGGTCATGATCAGGAACACCGACGCGGCGGAGGCCCGGTACAAGATGTTTTCCGTTCGGGAGATCAATGTGCGGTAGGGCTGAAGACATTTACTGTCGCGTGCATTATAAAAGCGGCCTGCACAAGGAGATCGGCCGGCGTTGTTCAAACTGAAGGGTCCAACCGGCATTCCCGGCAAGCGTGATCGATGGCGATACGCTTTGCCGGACGGACCCCGAAATGATTTTCCCCCTATATTTTCCCGACACCCGCATTCCCGGTCACGATCGATGTTACCTGATCCGTCGAATGCAGCTGGTAGCTGTACGGCGGATTGAAGGTGCATGTCGATGAGGTCGGCCGGCTGCCGGTGCAGTTGATGAACCGGTTGTCCCTTACATCCCAATACCCCGTCGAGTCGCTGTCCCAGTATCCGATGGGATCGTCTGCGGACTCGAAAACGTTGTTTTCGATTCTGAGCTGCGCACCCTGCCTGCAGTTGATCCCCGTCGTCGCGATATTGATGTAATAGTTGTTGTAAATGTGCCCCGTTCCGAAACGGTAGGACGGCAGGCGTGAATTGCAGTCCGCGAAATAGTTGTGGTGGTAGGTGATCTTTCTGTCATAGTCGTCGCTGTCCGACGAGCCGACGAGCGACGTCTTGTATGAATGGTGGCAGTAATTCCAGGAAAAGGTGATGTATTCGCTTTCCGCCTTGGCGTCGAAAAGACCGTCATAGTAGTCCTTGTCGTGGTCGAGATCGTTGTACAACTCGCAGTGATCGATCCAGACATGATCGGAGGGTCCCTCGATCCCGATACAGTCCTTGTCGCCGATGTCGACATGGTGGATGCGGAGGTTTCTGATAATGATATTGCCGGCGCGCCATACCTTTATCCCGATCCCGTTGAGTTCCCCGCTTGTTCCGACACCGATGATTGAAATGTCTCTGACATCCTTGATGTCGATTTTCGAAAGGCCGCTTGAATTGGATTCGGTAATGGTCCCGTTGACATAGATGACACGGGGGCCGCCCGCTTTGATCGCGTTCTGGAGGTCCGTCCCTGTGTTGACCGTCACCGAGGGGCCGCCCGCGCCGCCTGTCGTTCCCCCGTTCAGTGTCGCGAAACCGACGAGGCTCGAATCGATCTGGCCCGGAGGAGAGGTGGGTGTCGGACTTTCGCAGGGAAAGGACGAAATAAGCCCCACGTAATATTGGGCGACGAGCAACGCATCGACAATATTGATGCCGCCCTCACAATTGACGTCGGCGCTGCCCGCATTGAATCCACCCGGATTGAGGCCCACGTAATGTTGAGCGATGAGAAGGGCATCGACGATGTCGATACTCGAATTCCCGTTGACATCGCCCATGGTCTGGGCCGGAAGTGAAAGTACTCCCGTGATTATAAAAACAAAGACAATTAAAAAAAGCCGTTTATTCATAACATTCTCCTTATGTCATCCTGCCCGAACAGGATGGATGTGAACCGGATCGAGAAAAATATTGAAAAGATCGGTAAAAGTAAACCGGTTTATCGATCCGTAGCGGATAGTGTAGCATGCGGGATTTCAGCAGGCAAGGAACAATATTTTAGATAAGAATACAATTCATTGGAATAGTGAACCTCCGTCCCCGGTTTTCAAACGTTGGCTATATGGAGATTACGTGAATAATGTAAACGGGAATGACGGCAGTCATACAAATGAAATTGTGCAGGCCGGGTTCTTGTTTTTATCGTTTAAAGGCAGTGACACAATAATGTTTTTGTGTATCCATATGGATGTCTGAAATATAAAAACCGTACAGCAATATATGCAGTTCATCGGGAGTAAAATAATGGTGAGGCAATCCTTTCTCCTCTCCGTCAAGG harbors:
- a CDS encoding helix-turn-helix transcriptional regulator, whose protein sequence is MVKPKDILRYAAFLFPLLFLIPIIYAVMQHPLHLFPWKQRVYRVDAYSDEGDPSRNTASSIDLFKTDVNAVTLEYTLRDGVTFPYAGFYFSTDVNDKGIDVSDFDYVKMTAAAAVRDVYQIKIKTHLEGHTVENDSNTRCPLEKAIVLENFMKEYRIPLSEFEFLDWWFDRQHLSRKDYSPNKLLRIVASVNIQQTKKITQKTEEPGGLIVGEFSFHRSFTLLYILSGTGFLLSFGILIAFRVRAGGKKAESGAQFHFDYNPVDIASHAEEDTRRLEAYIMEHYTDPDMTAGMLHRHTGIARRRIAGLIRKKHGLTVKQLVSRIRLREAARLLSETDRNITEIASALGFSSSSYFFQVFKSAYHLSPSEYRKKNRPA
- a CDS encoding dockerin type I repeat-containing protein, which encodes MKGIVKRIWFILMVLAGIVVYPYAQSPGDVNNDGTVTIVDALLVAQYYVGLNPAVFSLDAADVNCDSAINIVDALLVAQYYVGLVDEFPCSATPVPTLPPGGTEVDVFGITMFYPTLTSSLGWDSRHWDNGIERTLSNDIMSGNDPEDPTFWSEYRGSGVLTIDGRGMLTMGGSQPRIYINPYPGTEETNPEMFFKNVEVTVYYMRIGTDGANWGGCVIGVRSGPNGHSSWGDYCDATTYYARLRHDGNVDFYKELKHPDGDYVMHHEYWGGDPLPSSRWIGVKVCAYNISGDSEVKLEMYIDKTSGGANGGVWEKAIEYIDDGSWTVPASGCPYPENMPITEGGGVVMIRNTDAAEARYKMFSVREINVR
- a CDS encoding HAD family phosphatase — its product is MGVRHIHITTLLFDLGNVVFRWSFEPMFEYWAETCGKSVEFLRSTFRVDHMYEKYETGAVTTDEYAHHIERMLGVRFLPDDFKKGWNSIYVEETAGIDGLLANLEKNYRLAAFSNTNEVHYACMEEKYGHLFRRFERVFYSHIIGLRKPEKDAFEYVLAEIGIKKSDVVFFDDLAENVRGAQRIGIKAVQVKGLESITEGLRSFE